A single Amblyraja radiata isolate CabotCenter1 chromosome 36, sAmbRad1.1.pri, whole genome shotgun sequence DNA region contains:
- the LOC116966212 gene encoding protein FAM187B-like codes for MDGWLAWTALRRSPTLPIALLLLTGARLAWGGTSVACYPNRPCQVPFLTKNPATLLCPNGPTHPGGVAWVYYNLTEPDTKAMVLVGTGEDTLKVEALLDLRARCMLSWPHLVIRSATVRDAGVYLCKSGNRTLAYYEVDMQDAENVHISGKSVGVSSLPSRFLEVGGLHLEVFTVWNAWEDCDRCGVPAERRRVGFCYVREVLGDQRPVPCGLWALAKRLLLPGRPPELGLEPCIVPCVTSPPFVARFRKLELPGRKFVPLQHSGVLLIDTYLVNVNGNVSFKCPGASVYTPVSWRRNSTDVSRANLSRRRGSTHALDDVTGRSIYTIKGVQRADEGVYRCYVSEELAGSFHLKVLEPNERRAAAGTSAMGLVWYTLAALALISVLMVFLTFLYTYCAQVRRHQVVHW; via the coding sequence ATGGACGGATGGTTGGCTTGGACCGCGTTGAGGAGGTCCCCCACTCTTCCAATCGCCCTGTTGCTGTTGACCGGCGCCCGGCTGGCGTGGGGTGGTACCTCGGTGGCTTGTTACCCCAACCGGCCGTGTCAAGTCCCCTTCCTCACCAAGAACCCGGCCACTTTGCTGTGCCCCAACGGGCCGACCCACCCTGGCGGCGTGGCTTGGGTCTACTACAACCTCACGGAGCCCGACACCAAGGCGATGGTCCTCGTTGGAACGGGAGAAGACACCTTGAAGGTGGAGGCGCTCCTGGATCTCCGGGCCCGTTGCATGTTATCCTGGCCGCATTTAGTCATCAGGTCCGCCACGGTTCGGGACGCGGGCGTCTACCTCTGTAAGTCAGGAAACAGGACCCTCGCTTATTACGAGGTGGACATGCAGGACGCGGAAAATGTCCACATCTCGGGCAAATCCGTCGGCGTGTCCTCGCTACCCAGTCGTTTCCTAGAAGTAGGAGGCCTCCACTTGGAAGTATTCACGGTGTGGAACGCTTGGGAGGATTGCGACCGGTGCGGGGTCCCGGCGGAGAGGAGGCGGGTGGGTTTTTGTTACGTCCGGGAAGTCCTGGGCGACCAGAGACCGGTGCCGTGCGGCCTCTGGGCTTTGGCTAAGCGGCTGCTACTTCCAGGGCGGCCTCCCGAGCTGGGACTGGAACCGTGCATCGTTCCCTGCGTTACCTCGCCCCCATTCGTCGCCCGCTTTAGGAAACTCGAACTGCCCGGTCGGAAATTCGTCCCTTTGCAACATTCCGGGGTCCTCCTGATCGACACCTACTTGGTCAACGTCAACGGCAACGTTAGCTTCAAGTGCCCCGGCGCCTCCGTCTACACCCCCGTGTCGTGGCGGAGAAATTCCACCGACGTTTCGCGGGCGAATCTCTCCCGACGGCGGGGTAGTACTCATGCGTTGGATGATGTGACGGGCCGAAGCATCTACACCATAAAAGGCGTCCAGAGAGCCGACGAGGGGGTCTACAGGTGCTACGTCTCCGAGGAACTGGCCGGCTCTTTCCACCTGAAGGTGCTGGAGCCGAACGAAAGGAGGGCGGCAGCTGGGACCAGCGCCATGGGCTTGGTGTGGTACACCTTGGCTGCCCTCGCCTTGATATCTGTGCTAATGGTTTTCCTCACATTTCTGTACACCTACTGCGCCCAGGTGCGGCGCCACCAGGTCGTGCATTGGTAA